A region of Corvus cornix cornix isolate S_Up_H32 chromosome 3, ASM73873v5, whole genome shotgun sequence DNA encodes the following proteins:
- the RAB1A gene encoding ras-related protein Rab-1A yields the protein MSSMNPEYDYLFKLLLIGDSGVGKSCLLLRFADDTYTESYISTIGVDFKIRTIELDGKTIKLQIWDTAGQERFRTITSSYYRGAHGIIVVYDVTDQESFNNVKQWLQEIDRYASENVNKLLVGNKCDLTTKKVVDYTTAKEFADSLGIPFLETSAKNATNVEQSFMTMAAEIKKRMGPGATAGGAEKSNVKIQSTPVKQSSGGCC from the exons tgacTATTTATTCAAGCTACTTCTGATTGGAGACTCCGGTGTTGGGAAATCTTGCCTTCTACTTAGGTTTGCA GATGACACGTACACAGAAAGTTACATCAGCACGATTGGTGTGGACTTCAAAATCAGAACTATAGAACTAGATGGGAAAACAATCAAGCTTCAGATA TGGGACACGGCGGGACAGGAGCGGTTTCGGACTATCACTTCCAGTTACTATAGAGGAGCTCATGGCATCATAGTTGTGTATGATGTTACAGATCAG GAGTCTTTCAATAATGTcaagcagtggctgcaggagaTAGACCGTTATGCCAGTGAAAACGTCAACAAGTTGTTGGTGGGGAACAAGTGTGATCTGACCACAAAGAAAGTAGTAGACTATACAACAGCAAAG GAATTTGCAGATTCTCTTGGAATTCCGTTTTTGGAAACCAGTGCAAAGAATGCCACAAATGTAGAACAGTCTTTCATGACCATGGCTGCCGAGATTAAAAAACGAATGGGTCCGGGAGCGACAGCTGGTGGTGCAGAGAAGTCCAATGTTAAAATTCAGAGCACTCCAGTCAAGCAGTCTAGTGGAGGTTGCTGCTAA